From Streptomyces sp. CMB-StM0423, a single genomic window includes:
- a CDS encoding type I restriction endonuclease subunit R, whose protein sequence is MTHDDERGSRRGPSHRPLEADWELLALDELAELAWLPASGNEFAPGSGHRKSWDDLILYSDLREAIERLNPELPPDAVRDAVGVAATPESQDTFEENRTAHGYLTTGIRSVVYTDTFGAEHNPTVRLVDLTDPDGNTYRALNQVTVVDGEKRRRFDIVLYVNGLPLAVLELKRAGDESATLQDAHAQVARYVKEFPTAFRYNAVVLLSDGVTAKYGTPFTPYEHFAPWNTDETGARVTPFAVDDEGVADSGQNLALHGLFTQSRFLSLCRSFINLVPSKRMKRIAKPHQYFAVTRAAEKVREAAAGNGKAGVVWHTQGSGKSEEMVLTTAMVMSDPALLNPTVVVITDRNDLDDQLYSTFLESEILPGAPLQVATRAKLREELAAKRTGGILFTTLQKFGKTKEEKESGADHPLLSDRRNIVVVVDEAHRSHYDNLDGYARHLRDALPHATLLAFTGTPISEADRNTREVFGGYIDVYDLKRAADDGATVKVFHEGRVIKLALGKDVDPTKIDEEADRITDGLDDTERRRVETAVATMNAMYGLPARVRDLAEDLVAHWEQRRERMRPFVGVSDKGGAAGKAMVVCATREICVKVYDALRELRPDWHSDEPAKGAMKIVFSSNSRKDEDHLLDHALPDGQRKAVINRAKDPDDELELLIVNNMLLTGFDAPPVHTMYLDRPLKGANLMQALARVNRRFRGKEDGLLVGYAPLTENLQKAIAEYTDADQEDRTLGQDLDRALDELRNEYDILSDILRGFNWRARLEQPTAKAFVNAAGRAAEYLRNPRTPGNDPEKLDDPRQTVGRRFRDHSHRLERFYALSASATNIGERFPDHPTWRRDIQFFVEVRAYMAKLDAAEREARGLPVARDVELYLAQLTSSVVETGGISDLFAEAGLEMADLTHLNDALVAKLQGSDTPHLAAEALRRLIEQKMREVTRHNIVRRTAFSDRLQDLMIRYTRQQYTSAELIAKLVEMAKEVVEDARRGEKFEPPLNWRELAFYDAVAEHSTAQELMGDEILASIARDLVAEVQKKLKPDWIAREPVRAGLRSAIKRLLARHGYPPDRRAEAVNLVLKQMEHFADEWATTGMPDS, encoded by the coding sequence ATGACGCACGATGACGAGCGTGGAAGCAGAAGAGGCCCGAGTCACCGCCCCCTGGAAGCCGACTGGGAGTTACTTGCCCTCGACGAACTCGCCGAGTTGGCCTGGCTGCCGGCATCCGGTAACGAGTTCGCCCCCGGCTCAGGGCACCGTAAGTCGTGGGACGACCTGATCCTCTACTCGGACCTCCGCGAGGCGATCGAGCGGCTCAACCCCGAGCTGCCCCCGGACGCCGTCCGTGACGCCGTCGGTGTCGCGGCGACCCCGGAGTCGCAGGACACGTTCGAGGAGAACCGCACCGCCCACGGTTACCTGACCACCGGCATCCGCTCCGTCGTCTACACCGACACCTTCGGCGCCGAGCACAACCCGACCGTCCGCCTAGTCGACCTCACCGACCCGGACGGGAACACGTACCGTGCGCTGAACCAGGTCACCGTCGTCGACGGTGAGAAGCGGCGCCGCTTCGACATCGTTCTGTACGTCAACGGGCTCCCACTCGCCGTGCTGGAACTGAAGCGCGCCGGCGACGAGAGCGCCACGCTTCAGGATGCGCACGCCCAGGTCGCCCGGTACGTGAAGGAGTTCCCGACCGCCTTCCGTTACAACGCGGTGGTGCTGCTTTCCGACGGCGTCACCGCGAAGTACGGCACGCCCTTCACCCCGTACGAGCACTTCGCGCCGTGGAACACGGACGAGACCGGGGCCCGCGTCACCCCGTTCGCCGTGGACGACGAAGGAGTGGCCGATTCGGGCCAGAACCTGGCGCTGCACGGGCTGTTCACCCAGTCCCGGTTCCTCTCCCTGTGCCGGTCCTTCATCAACCTCGTGCCGTCCAAGCGGATGAAGCGCATCGCGAAGCCGCACCAGTACTTCGCGGTGACCCGGGCCGCGGAGAAGGTACGCGAAGCGGCAGCCGGGAACGGGAAGGCCGGTGTCGTCTGGCACACGCAGGGCTCGGGCAAGTCCGAGGAGATGGTGCTCACCACGGCGATGGTGATGAGCGACCCGGCGCTGCTGAACCCCACCGTGGTCGTCATCACCGACCGCAACGACCTCGACGATCAGCTGTACTCCACCTTCCTGGAGAGCGAGATCCTCCCGGGTGCGCCCCTCCAGGTCGCGACCCGGGCCAAACTGCGGGAGGAGCTCGCAGCCAAGCGGACCGGCGGCATCCTCTTCACCACCCTGCAGAAGTTCGGTAAGACCAAGGAGGAGAAGGAGTCGGGGGCCGACCACCCGTTGCTCTCCGACCGGCGCAACATCGTGGTCGTCGTCGACGAAGCCCACCGCAGCCACTACGACAACCTCGACGGCTACGCCCGCCACCTCCGCGACGCCCTCCCGCACGCCACGCTCCTCGCCTTCACCGGAACGCCGATTTCTGAGGCCGACCGCAACACCCGCGAGGTCTTCGGCGGTTACATCGATGTCTACGACCTCAAGAGGGCCGCCGACGACGGCGCGACGGTCAAGGTCTTCCACGAGGGCCGGGTCATCAAGCTCGCCCTCGGCAAGGACGTCGACCCGACGAAGATCGACGAGGAGGCCGACCGCATCACCGACGGCCTCGACGACACCGAACGCCGCAGGGTCGAGACGGCCGTCGCCACGATGAATGCCATGTACGGCTTGCCGGCCCGTGTCAGGGATCTCGCCGAGGATCTGGTGGCGCACTGGGAGCAGCGGCGTGAGCGGATGCGGCCGTTCGTCGGGGTCTCCGATAAAGGCGGGGCGGCGGGCAAGGCGATGGTCGTCTGCGCGACCCGTGAGATCTGCGTCAAGGTTTACGACGCCCTCCGCGAATTGCGGCCTGACTGGCACAGCGACGAGCCCGCCAAGGGCGCGATGAAGATCGTATTCTCCTCGAACTCCCGCAAGGACGAGGACCACCTGCTCGACCACGCGCTGCCCGACGGCCAGCGCAAGGCGGTCATCAATCGGGCCAAGGACCCCGACGACGAGCTGGAGCTGCTCATCGTCAACAACATGCTGCTGACCGGCTTCGACGCCCCGCCGGTCCACACCATGTACCTGGACCGTCCGCTCAAGGGCGCAAACCTGATGCAGGCCCTCGCCCGGGTCAACCGCCGCTTCCGTGGCAAGGAGGACGGTCTTCTCGTCGGCTACGCGCCGCTGACGGAGAACCTGCAGAAGGCCATCGCCGAGTACACGGACGCCGACCAGGAGGACCGCACCCTCGGCCAGGACCTCGACCGTGCACTGGACGAACTGCGCAACGAGTATGACATCCTCAGCGACATCCTGCGCGGCTTCAACTGGCGTGCGCGTCTTGAACAGCCGACAGCGAAGGCGTTCGTCAACGCCGCCGGCAGGGCCGCCGAGTACCTCCGGAACCCGCGTACTCCCGGCAACGACCCGGAGAAGCTCGACGACCCGCGCCAGACCGTCGGCCGGCGTTTCCGCGACCACTCCCACCGCCTGGAGCGCTTCTACGCTCTGTCCGCCAGTGCCACGAACATCGGCGAGCGTTTCCCGGACCACCCGACCTGGCGCCGGGACATCCAGTTCTTCGTCGAGGTCCGCGCCTACATGGCCAAGCTCGACGCAGCGGAGCGCGAGGCGCGCGGCCTGCCCGTAGCCCGCGATGTTGAGCTGTACCTCGCCCAGCTGACCTCCTCTGTGGTCGAGACCGGGGGGATATCGGACCTGTTCGCCGAGGCCGGCCTGGAGATGGCCGACCTTACGCACCTCAACGACGCACTCGTCGCCAAGCTCCAGGGCAGCGACACTCCGCATCTCGCGGCGGAGGCACTGCGGCGGCTCATCGAGCAGAAGATGCGTGAGGTCACGCGTCACAACATCGTCCGCCGTACGGCCTTCTCCGACCGCCTGCAGGACCTCATGATTCGGTACACGCGGCAGCAGTACACGAGCGCCGAACTCATCGCCAAGCTGGTCGAGATGGCGAAGGAGGTGGTCGAGGATGCCAGGCGCGGCGAGAAGTTCGAGCCGCCGCTGAACTGGCGCGAGCTCGCCTTCTACGACGCTGTGGCCGAGCACAGCACGGCGCAGGAACTCATGGGCGACGAGATCCTGGCGAGCATCGCCCGCGATCTCGTCGCGGAGGTCCAGAAGAAGCTCAAGCCGGACTGGATTGCCCGAGAGCCGGTCCGCGCTGGTCTCCGTAGCGCCATCAAGCGCTTGCTGGCTCGCCACGGCTACCCGCCGGACCGTCGTGCGGAGGCGGTGAACCTGGTCCTGAAGCAGATGGAGCACTTTGCCGACGAGTGGGCCACCACTGGTATGCCGGACAGCTGA
- a CDS encoding DUF5615 family PIN-like protein encodes MRILIDENVPVQVLEMLRRLLPGHEVKHVGEIKWAGKKDLALLPDAARKGFDVFLTKDARQLDDPSETEAIKKSGMHHIRFSQAHRGMAGLGLAMGAVVAAMPLIVGELNEADTQQLIHIKGLNPVSKHRFKRLNPSVSPPPYWPR; translated from the coding sequence ATGCGGATCCTCATCGACGAGAATGTCCCCGTCCAGGTGTTGGAGATGCTCAGGCGGCTCCTGCCCGGACATGAGGTCAAGCACGTCGGCGAGATCAAATGGGCAGGAAAGAAGGATCTCGCCCTTCTCCCCGATGCCGCGAGGAAGGGCTTCGATGTCTTCCTGACGAAAGACGCCCGGCAGTTGGATGACCCGTCGGAGACGGAGGCCATCAAGAAGTCAGGCATGCACCACATCCGCTTCAGCCAGGCGCACCGGGGCATGGCCGGTCTGGGCCTGGCTATGGGCGCGGTGGTAGCAGCCATGCCATTGATCGTCGGCGAACTCAACGAAGCAGACACACAGCAGCTGATTCACATCAAGGGCTTGAACCCCGTGAGCAAGCACCGCTTCAAGCGTCTGAACCCGTCGGTCTCACCTCCGCCCTACTGGCCACGTTAG
- a CDS encoding DUF433 domain-containing protein, with protein MAAALSGATVGQLRTWRQDRGNGPILQPELAARPALYSFRDVLALRAFAHLRQDVSLQKIRIALATLKKIGEVEHLSSYSLVTEGDSIVLVGHDDHGTDLVKRPGQRVIATMADILQEFAPRAGVVVPHLLQPKQHVTVDPETQGGQPVITGTRTPFDTVAELIEDGIPPEKIADYYPGVTADAARDAASFALYVDSYSTGARSA; from the coding sequence ATGGCTGCCGCCCTCTCGGGAGCGACTGTCGGACAACTTCGCACGTGGAGGCAGGACCGTGGCAACGGGCCGATCCTCCAGCCCGAGCTGGCAGCCAGGCCGGCCCTGTACTCCTTCCGCGACGTACTCGCGCTGCGCGCGTTCGCACACCTTCGCCAGGACGTGTCGCTCCAGAAAATCCGCATAGCCCTGGCCACCCTGAAAAAGATCGGTGAGGTCGAGCACCTATCCAGTTACTCCCTAGTGACCGAGGGTGACTCAATCGTCCTCGTCGGCCACGATGACCACGGCACCGATCTTGTGAAGCGTCCTGGCCAACGGGTGATTGCCACCATGGCTGACATCCTCCAGGAGTTCGCTCCCAGAGCTGGCGTCGTCGTCCCTCACCTGCTCCAGCCGAAGCAGCACGTCACTGTCGACCCCGAGACCCAGGGCGGACAGCCCGTGATCACGGGCACGAGAACCCCTTTCGACACCGTCGCGGAGCTGATCGAGGACGGCATCCCCCCAGAAAAGATCGCCGACTACTACCCCGGCGTCACCGCAGACGCAGCACGTGACGCTGCTTCCTTCGCGCTCTACGTGGACAGCTACAGCACGGGAGCGCGCTCTGCCTGA